In Carassius auratus strain Wakin unplaced genomic scaffold, ASM336829v1 scaf_tig00216320, whole genome shotgun sequence, one genomic interval encodes:
- the LOC113097496 gene encoding G protein-activated inward rectifier potassium channel 1-like, translating to MAALRRKFGEDYHVVNTNRGASFPSAPVKKKRQRFVDKNGRCNVQHGNLGGETSRYLSDLFTTLVDLKWRWNLLIFILTYTIAWLVMASMWWIIAYIRGDLNHGHDASYTPCVANVYNFPSAFLFFIETEATIGYGYRYITEKCPEGIILFLFQSLLGSIVDAFLIGCMFIKMSQPKKRAETLMFSQDAVISQRDGKLCLMFRVGNLRNSHMVSAQIRCKLIKSRQTPEGEFLPLDQCELDVGFGTGADQLFLVSPLTICHEINPKSPFFDLSQRSLMNEQFEIVVILEGIVETTGMTCQARTSYTEDEVLWGHRFLPVMSLEEGFFRVDYSQFHSTFEVPTPPYSVKEYEEKSSLLSPLDTPNRERVFSMDCLEAGEDGAHPGSASCKLPSKLQKMSSSGREDLQRKVLRLSSQPPEKASSTGDLPLKLQRLGSSPGQADGEARFHLKALKVGFQPMAMSTGDLHQRSLPPTPAAIPTHPHGPPHTPGGRPEDNLPPKLRKMNADR from the exons ATGGCAGCGCTAAGGCGTAAATTTGGAGAGGACTACCATGTGGTGAACACGAACAGAGGCGCGTCTTTCCCGAGCGCGCCGGTCAAGAAGAAGCGCCAGCGTTTCGTGGACAAGAACGGACGCTGCAACGTCCAGCACGGGAATCTCGGCGGAGAGACCAGCCGCTATTTATCTGACCTGTTCACCACGCTGGTGGACTTGAAGTGGCGCTGGAACCTTCTCATTTTCATCCTCACCTACACCATCGCCTGGCTGGTCATGGCCTCGATGTGGTGGATCATCGCATATATCAGAGGGGACTTGAATCATGGCCATGACGCTTCGTACACTCCGTGCGTCGCCAATGTTTACAACTTCCCGTCGGCGTTTCTCTTTTTCATTGAAACCGAGGCTACCATTGGCTACGGTTACCGCTATATAACTGAGAAGTGCCCTGAGGGCATCATCCTGTTTCTGTTCCAGTCTCTGCTGGGCTCCATAGTAGACGCGTTCCTCATCGGCTGTATGTTCATTAAGATGTCCCAGCCCAAGAAGCGCGCGGAGACGCTCATGTTCAGTCAGGACGCGGTGATCTCACAGCGAGACGGAAAACTCTGCTTAATGTTCCGCGTGGGCAATCTGAGGAACAGCCATATGGTGTCCGCGCAAATCAGGTGTAAACTCATAaag TCTCGTCAGACCCCGGAGGGCGAGTTCCTGCCGTTGGATCAGTGTGAACTGGATGTGGGCTTTGGAACAGGCGCTGACCAACTCTTCCTAGTCTCTCCCCTCACCATCTGCCATGAGATCAATCCCAAGAGCCCCTTCTTCGACCTGTCCCAACGCTCGCTCATGAACGAGCAGTTTGAGATCGTCGTCATCTTGGAGGGCATTGTGGAAACAACGG GTATGACATGTCAAGCTCGCACCTCGTATACAGAAGACGAGGTGTTGTGGGGTCACCGCTTCCTGCCCGTCATGTCTCTGGAAGAGGGCTTCTTTCGGGTGGACTACTCCCAGTTTCACAGCACCTTCGAGGTTCCCACGCCACCCTACAGCGTGAAAGAGTACGAGGAGAAATCCTCGCTCCTCTCCCCACTGGACACGCCGAACAGGGAGCGGGTGTTTTCAATGGACTGCCTGGAAGCAGGTGAGGATGGGGCGCATCCCGGAAGCGCTTCTTGCAAGCTGCCCAGCAAACTCCAGAAAATGAGCTCGTCTGGTAGAGAAGATCTGCAGAGAAAGGTGCTACGCTTGAGTTCGCAGCCACCTGAAAAGGCTTCAAGCACGGGGGACCTTCCTCTTAAACTACAGCGCCTCGGCTCCAGCCCTGGGCAGGCTGATGGAGAGGCACGATTCCACCTCAAAGCCCTCAAGGTGGGTTTCCAGCCCATGGCCATGTCCACGGGGGACCTCCACCAGAGAAGTCTGCCTCCCACCCCAGCGGCCATCCCCACACACCCCCACGGTCCTCCACACACGCCTGGTGGACGTCCAGAGGACAACTTGCCTCCCAAATTAAGGAAGATGAATGCAGATCGCTGA